A genome region from Brassica oleracea var. oleracea cultivar TO1000 chromosome C2, BOL, whole genome shotgun sequence includes the following:
- the LOC106327075 gene encoding ATP-dependent (S)-NAD(P)H-hydrate dehydratase isoform X1 encodes MSSTTEADAESVLRLVTPSLDLKRHKGQAGKIAVIGGCREYTGAPYFAAISALKIGADLSHVFCTKDAAPVIKSYSPELIVHPVLEESYTISEEERRQVQEKVVGEVEKWMEIFDCLVIGPGLGRDPFLLECVSEIMLLARKFNVPFVVDGDGLFLVTNSIDLVNSYPLAVLTPNVNEYKRLVQKVMNCEVDEENTGDQLRSLAKQIGGVTILRKGKSDLISNGEIVKSVSIYGSPRRCGGQGDILSGSVAVFLSWSQQLISGHESLSENPAILGCIAASGLLRKAASLAFTKHKRSTLTSDIIGCLGESLEDICPAS; translated from the exons ATGAGCTCCACAACGGAGGCGGACGCTGAGAGTGTTCTGAGACTCGTGACGCCATCGCTCGACCTTAAACGACACAAAGGCCAGGCTG GGAAGATAGCTGTGATCGGAGGCTGTCGTGAATACACTGGAGCTCCTTACTTCGCCGCCATTTCTGCTCTCAAAATC GGTGCTGATTTGTCTCATGTCTTCTGCACTAAAGACGCAGCTCCCGTTATAAAGAGTTATAGTCCTGAGCTTATAGTCCACCCTGTTCTTGAGGAATCTTACACCATCAG TGAGGAAGAGAGGAGACAAGTCCAGGAGAAAGTGGTTGGAGAAGTGGAGAAATGGATGGAAATATTTGATTGCCTTGTGATTGGTCCTGGTTTGGGTAGGGATCCCTTTCTCCTG GAATGTGTGAGTGAAATCATGCTTCTTGCCAGAAAGTTCAATGTTCCTTTTGTTGTAGATGGG GACGGGCTGTTTCTTGTAACAAATTCAATTGATCTTGTCAACAGCTATCCGCTTGCTGTTTTGACTCCGAATGTGAACGAGTATAAGCGTTTAGTTCAGAAAGTGATGAACTGTGAAGTTGATGAAGAGAATACTGGAGATCAACTACGTTCCTTGGCCAAGCA GATTGGTGGCGTAACGATTCTGAGGAAAGGCAAATCTGATCTTATAAGCAATGGGGAGATAG TAAAATCAGTGAGCATATATGGTTCTCCAAGGCGATGCGGTGGACAAGGTGATATTCTCTCTGGGAG TGTTGCAGTGTTTTTGTCATGGTCGCAACAGCTTATATCAGGTCATGAAAG TCTCTCGGAGAATCCAGCCATATTGGGATGCATAGCTGCATCTGGCCTTCTGAGGAAGGCTGCATCTCTGGCTTTTACTAAACATAAGAGATCAACTCTCACAAGCGACATTATTGGATGTTTAGGGGAGAG TTTGGAGGATATCTGCCCTGCATCTTAA
- the LOC106327075 gene encoding ATP-dependent (S)-NAD(P)H-hydrate dehydratase isoform X2 yields MSSTTEADAESVLRLVTPSLDLKRHKGQAGKIAVIGGCREYTGAPYFAAISALKIGADLSHVFCTKDAAPVIKSYSPELIVHPVLEESYTISHFSEEERRQVQEKVVGEVEKWMEIFDCLVIGPGLGRDPFLLECVSEIMLLARKFNVPFVVDGDGLFLVTNSIDLVNSYPLAVLTPNVNEYKRLVQKVMNCEVDEENTGDQLRSLAKQIGGVTILRKGKSDLISNGEIVKSVSIYGSPRRCGGQGDILSGSVAVFLSWSQQLISGHESLSENPAILGCIAASGLLRKAASLAFTKHKRSTLTSDIIGCLGESLEDICPAS; encoded by the exons ATGAGCTCCACAACGGAGGCGGACGCTGAGAGTGTTCTGAGACTCGTGACGCCATCGCTCGACCTTAAACGACACAAAGGCCAGGCTG GGAAGATAGCTGTGATCGGAGGCTGTCGTGAATACACTGGAGCTCCTTACTTCGCCGCCATTTCTGCTCTCAAAATC GGTGCTGATTTGTCTCATGTCTTCTGCACTAAAGACGCAGCTCCCGTTATAAAGAGTTATAGTCCTGAGCTTATAGTCCACCCTGTTCTTGAGGAATCTTACACCATCAG TCACTTCAGTGAGGAAGAGAGGAGACAAGTCCAGGAGAAAGTGGTTGGAGAAGTGGAGAAATGGATGGAAATATTTGATTGCCTTGTGATTGGTCCTGGTTTGGGTAGGGATCCCTTTCTCCTG GAATGTGTGAGTGAAATCATGCTTCTTGCCAGAAAGTTCAATGTTCCTTTTGTTGTAGATGGG GACGGGCTGTTTCTTGTAACAAATTCAATTGATCTTGTCAACAGCTATCCGCTTGCTGTTTTGACTCCGAATGTGAACGAGTATAAGCGTTTAGTTCAGAAAGTGATGAACTGTGAAGTTGATGAAGAGAATACTGGAGATCAACTACGTTCCTTGGCCAAGCA GATTGGTGGCGTAACGATTCTGAGGAAAGGCAAATCTGATCTTATAAGCAATGGGGAGATAG TAAAATCAGTGAGCATATATGGTTCTCCAAGGCGATGCGGTGGACAAGGTGATATTCTCTCTGGGAG TGTTGCAGTGTTTTTGTCATGGTCGCAACAGCTTATATCAGGTCATGAAAG TCTCTCGGAGAATCCAGCCATATTGGGATGCATAGCTGCATCTGGCCTTCTGAGGAAGGCTGCATCTCTGGCTTTTACTAAACATAAGAGATCAACTCTCACAAGCGACATTATTGGATGTTTAGGGGAGAG TTTGGAGGATATCTGCCCTGCATCTTAA
- the LOC106324957 gene encoding uncharacterized protein LOC106324957, which produces MAMELELDDDVFFADISKQISLLIMDEDEQLNPVSLSTSSLAFQGMFRESYQTDPYMYHKEPSKGTGVFIPKSSQSRRRLHHPKQGRFSSFNAKQHNSIHQNRQLYQNNSRSTLTTHNNNKSSMITSNVHASMARRSYRDAASIYT; this is translated from the exons ATGGCTATGGAGTTAGAGCTTGATGATGATGTCTTCTTTGCAGACATAAGCAAACAGATCTCTCTTCTTATTATGGATGAAGATGAACAGTTAAACCCTGTTTCTCTCTCTACATCCTCTCTTGCGTTCCAG GGCATGTTCAGAGAAAGCTATCAAACGGATCCATATATGTATCATAAAGAACCAAGCAAAGGAACTGGTGTGTTCATCCCTAAATCTTCTCAGTCCAGAAGAAGACTTCATCATCCGAAGCAAGGTAGGTTTAGTTCCTTCAACGCCAAGCAACACAACTCTATTCATCAAAACAGACAACTGTATCAGAACAACTCAAGGAGTACTCTCACCACTCACAACAACAACAAGAGCAGCATGATCACTAGTAATGTTCATGCTTCTATGGCAAGAAGAAGCTACAGAGATGCAGCATCTATCTACACTTGA
- the LOC106327077 gene encoding uncharacterized protein LOC106327077, translating into MKRTAMDNAIRSSVVVLGSLAFGYMSLELGYKPFLEKAEQYERSLQSQASQHQQQQDGQEEGRWDNNNIEGWEEKN; encoded by the exons ATGAAGAGGACGGCGATGGACAACGCGATTCGATCATCGGTGGTGGTGTTGGGATCATTGGCGTTCGGGTACATGTCGCTGGAGCTTGGATACAAGCCTTTCCTTGAGAAGGCTGAACAGTACGAACGTTCTCTTCAGTCTCAAGCTTCTCAGCACCAACAACAACAAG ATGGACAAGAAGAAGGGAGATGGGACAATAACAATATCGAGGGATGGGAGGAGAAAAACTAG